From the genome of Miscanthus floridulus cultivar M001 chromosome 10, ASM1932011v1, whole genome shotgun sequence, one region includes:
- the LOC136487879 gene encoding disease resistance protein PIK5-NP-like, with translation MVLDMICSVVKDYNFVSTILDSDEQHSSSYHSNTRRLSVRKKIVKQGDLGNTCREKVRSFNATPGCRLSDLMSSLPSYEALRVLSIDYCLLIGDKPHENLAGLHHLRYLGLSGTNIGELPVELGKLRFLLTLDLRGTAVKALPQSVTLLIRLKCLLSEGSEMRLPEGMGNLTSLEELRLDNVFDSPYFVTVTELGKLTELRKLRIGTFKFRHNLNKALVESLSRLEKIEELELCDDGRCKMPNWEGFTPSRELRHLRLHNIRYSRGLPAWIHPDFLPRLSHLNVSIKSAEAKDLDILGNFPELGSLCLFIAGQSIFFPDAIAAGKFPKLQYHYMFSPLKYQPGAMPCLQSVAFHVDVKAFRDAKMGINLDSLEYLPLLVRVHATIIRWDVTVQEAEAAETALYISTHSNLVNAITSKLRSRIIPAQGQAEESDSEQIDPTDEEVLLLSCPSDALP, from the exons ATGGTGCTTGATATGATTTGTTCTGTGGTAAAAGATTACAACTTTGTTAGCACTATATTGGACAGCGATGAGCAGCATTCATCTTCTTATCATAGTAATACTCGTAGACTGTCCGTCCGAAAAAAAATTGTGAAGCAGGGTGACCTGGGCAATACATGCAGAGAAAAAGTGAGGTCATTTAATGCTACCCCTGGGTGCCGTCTCTCTGATCTGATGTCATCACTCCCAAGTTATGAAGCTCTGCGTGTCCTATCTATAGATTACTGTTTGTTAATTGGAGACAAGCCTCACGAGAATCTTGCGGGTTTACATCACTTAAGATACCTTGGACTGTCTGGAACAAATATTGGTGAGCTGCCGGTGGAGCTGGGGAAGCTCAGGTTTTTGCTGACACTGGACTTGAGAGGCACCGCGGTGAAGGCACTGCCACAGAGTGTTACTTTGCTAATACGACTCAAGTGCTTGCTATCAGAGGGCAGCGAAATGAGATTACCAGAAGGGATGGGAAACCTAACATCCTTGGAAGAGCTGCGGTTGGACAATGTTTTCGATTCCCCCTACTTTGTTACAGTTACAGAGTTGGGCAAGCTGACAGAGCTAAGGAAGCTCCGTATTGGCACGTTTAAGTTCCGTCATAACTTGAACAAAGCCTTAGTGGAGTCTCTAAGCCGATTGGAGAAAATTGAAGAACTGGAGctttgtgatgatggaaggtgCAAAATGCCCAACTGGGAGGGTTTTACGCCCTCTCGGGAACTGCGCCATCTTCGCCTACATAACATCCGTTATTCCCGTGGACTGCCAGCGTGGATACACCCCGACTTTCTTCCGAGGCTATCCCATCTAAACGTGTCCATCAAGTCTGCAGAGGCGAAGGATCTAGACATTCTTGGGAACTTCCCAGAGCTCGGATCTCTCTGTCTGTTCATAGCTGGGCAAAGTATCTTCTTCCCTGATGCCATTGCCGCTGGTAAATTCCCCAAATTGCAGTACCACTACATGTTTTCCCCACTCAAGTATCAACCCGGAGCTATGCCGTGCCTTCAATCTGTTGCGTTTCACGTTGACGTCAAGGCCTTCAGGGATGCTAAAATGGGAATCAACTTGGATAGCTTGGAGTACCTCCCTTTGCTTGTGAGAGTCCATGCTACAATTATCCGTTGGGACGTAACGGTGCAAGAAGCGGAGGCGGCAGAGACAGCG TTATACATCAGCACGCACTCCAATTTGGTGAATGCAATAACGTCTAAGCTGCGATCCCGTATCATCCCAGCACAAGGACAGGCAGAGGAATCAGATTCTGAACAGATAGACCCCACAGATGAAGAGGTG CTACTACTGTCGTGCCCATCAGATGCACTCCCCTAA